From marine bacterium B5-7, one genomic window encodes:
- the ndk gene encoding nucleoside diphosphate kinase — MAVERTLSIIKPDAVAKNVIGEIYSRFEKAGLKIIAARMIHLSREQAEQFYAVHKDRPFFANLVEFMISGPVMAQALEGENAIATNRDLMGATNPQEAAPGTIRADFADSIDANAVHGSDAPETAAQEIAFFFEHDLATA; from the coding sequence ATGGCTGTTGAACGTACTTTATCTATTATCAAACCTGATGCTGTCGCGAAAAACGTGATTGGCGAAATCTATTCACGCTTTGAAAAAGCGGGCCTTAAAATCATCGCTGCGCGCATGATTCACTTAAGCCGTGAACAAGCAGAGCAATTCTATGCTGTGCATAAAGACCGCCCTTTCTTCGCGAACTTGGTTGAGTTCATGATTTCTGGTCCTGTGATGGCGCAAGCCCTAGAAGGCGAAAACGCGATTGCGACAAACCGTGATCTCATGGGTGCAACAAACCCACAAGAAGCGGCACCTGGCACCATTCGTGCTGACTTTGCAGATTCCATTGATGCGAATGCCGTACATGGTTCTGATGCCCCTGAAACGGCTGCTCAAGAAATCGCTTTCTTTTTTGAACATGACCTCGCCACAGCCTAA